A segment of the Carya illinoinensis cultivar Pawnee chromosome 1, C.illinoinensisPawnee_v1, whole genome shotgun sequence genome:
gtggccccatgtattctacacaaacttgacttaacatgaaaaatacatattccacagttgttgtggccccatgtattctacgtgtaaatacatactccacagttgttgtggccccatatattctacacatcacaatacagttaaatacatactccatagttgttgtgtccccatgtattctacgtgtaaatacatactccacagttgttgtggccccatgtattctacacgtcacaattgctatgtctTATGTAAtatatgcatcacaattgctgtgacctcaTACTTCGTGTGCGACAtatgttgtggaccccacgaaactgaatgtactcaagatgaaacgtgactggaatacaaaaggactgaagccctgacataacataacgtgacttgaacataacttgaaatacatgaccaacttgagatagaaacatttcgtaacatggcataacatataatagataacatatttaacatgacatacttgcaacagtgaatattacatgacttgacatacatgtaatagatgagatacttagcatgacgtacttgtaaggtacagtaatacatgacagaatatattatgtaacaaataaaaattgatgacggaataaattctgtataatagacaattacgtgataacttggcatggcatgacatatatgataacacacatgcatacactgtagttcccttacttagcacacatacacaatagactgctagtaagttaaaagctaacttacctcgatctccgcgtttcttataaaacctcaagcgcgatcacgaggaactgtaattagtgattctaaaagttagcattgAATtaataataacttgaaatatgaaaaatactaacttaaagagtaaaatttctattttactctctacttgtaggaaaatgaccgttttacccataacttaaggattttgcatactaagttcaaaagtcaccaaaatttacatccctcatataaattttatccttaactcaaatatcaatttagaaaaatttaaaactaatcacaactatttaaaactccatagggccgaaattcccatatgctatttccattgatttttgtttctaacttgttttgattaaccttttgatctatgacttataaagatgtgatcttcaaaccaaaccatcacatggtttaaaaagatatcctaaaatatatataagcttctaattcaagatcacatggttaaaaattaaccaaaacataaatttagccaagaacatccacactttggcttatctgaatatctctttgcataaaatttcatatctttgaaactaacatcaaatatcttcaaaataataatataacatgtatataagatgcttatgatcctccaataaaattatctaagtcattggaataggtttagaccaccaaagagttaaactttctcaaaacagaaactgtttttcctcttccagtttctaagtttctaaatctaagaaaactttcatcaaaacctttaatcatgcaaaaatcctcaaccaatagtcatatatacatgttaaaaatactccataaaaatttcggaccaatatctatccattagcttggtcaaaaactccaaactataatatattctccagtttatcttccagaatgacctttctatagtttacataatatttgactgaccaaatgattttcaaatgggacaaataagatatccatctAAACTAGATTCAAAagggaacaacttatatgaaagagacgttatgataaaacacttacaaaagcttcgaaatgggcgtgcaaaagaactgctaaaagctgtccaagagagagtgtttgatattcttttaatggaaagtataaattaagataatttcgtggggaggggtggctggagatacttatggatgagatatgtaagagatgaggctggagtgagagttaagtgtaggactctcttacccgaaatgagagttaagtgtaggactctcttacccggagtaaGAGtagagtgtaggactctcttacctaataatatctataaaaataaattcaagatatttttacccaataatatccacgaaattagcttaaaatatttttatccaataatatccacaaaattagtttaagatatttttatctaataatatctacagttttgaacagacgttttgtccgaaaatataaaaaaatgttattgcgccataagaccttaaataaccctccgagtctaatggcacaaaccataatacattttgacacttctaactatctctaataattaaaaacacacttctgataccatagtaaataataacactaactatgtagttagacaaaaacctatacgattaatgaattcatgaaaacttatggggtcttcacgaggtttctaaagttaatagaaatttcacaattaaatttctatcgggctgttacaatctcccctcctaaaaaaaaaaagatttcgtcctcgaaatcaaagtaagaaataacaagttaaggaataggtgttgcttaccaacttgCTGTCTATctcgtatatatttgcctttgagattatgtcattccttaactctcttactttaatcaacaattatattatacttttttccacaaggttggccaagttgtatcgacacactctccaaacctaaaatttcaagtaaataatctttcgaaactcttctttagaaaaacataagcgatatactttaagtgttcttgtaaataccataattagtagagaattcatcaaaattaagccgttaacctctctctctctctctctctctctctctctctctctctctctctctctctttgttttttttttaactaaatcggtggccctctgttttagaccagacaactctgatccgcatgatttttataggtcttatGTAACTGttaggcgccgcatagctatgacactactttgctcttctgtagttgtcaggcgtcgcagttatgatactacattgctcttctgcagttgtcaggcgccgcatagctatgacactactttgttcttctgtagttgtcaggcaccacagctatgatactacattgttcttatctcttgtagagaaatgcttcacgagagatgattcgtcataattttctctataaaagaattattcagtttatcttctttcgcatctcatcttcttcacttttttgaaattagtctgcattcttactctgcaatctctttctgcttactcactttgcaatggctcagcaatcttctcattaccaatacatgaggtattctgcacctcgttcactaGTTGTTTAtacttcttccgtaggtgctataatgcaatccaataatgatctgactaataagtcagataatgaacttatctaggagcttgtgagtctcgatatccgatactcatcagccattgtcgcatattctcagcgactgtaATCTatgactggtggggttgacaaactccacgagaatatttctatccttcagagacttcttatggaatccaacatgaagatagaagcactaaagcgagagaacagagatttaaaatctttgcttaactcttcttttcgagtggctactcctttagataggaaatgcatgcagatttttgaagagcaagagcgtttaaagattgaggcaaaaagtctcaaatttctgtaattttgctttatgataataaaataatacctcacaaatattcatatttgtgtttctatcttctggtagatgttttatgtgctccattttatttctttcagggattttcatatatataacatgctccaatgactcatataaatatgcatttaatcatgcatatccaaactcccagtaatcttcaaattaataaaaacctcaaggagttctactggtctaggactaacttacttctttataatcgcaacagtCAGTCCTCTTcttaggtggtacttcgataactgaccagttaataacttaaacttgagactttttctcttatgattgtcataactcttctatccatcatgagttatcaattattctaactctaaatgatttattcctaatgttcacataaatcctcaaaatcaagattttactccccatataatagtcttcaaaagaagatcgatttatgtatccataaagatagtgctttgccagaaatcatttactggcggcatggtaatactattatcataaatgaatcctactaaggctaaagtttctcctaatcaaattactcttccaaacacaatttctatcgtattctcataatcaaaacaattctccaaatatgtggaataccattcatcaatcctaaatatcctttctcatattactaaaaggtattctatatctacattggtatgaacaataatacttctaatgaaaattgttactcttaccactagggtaacaattcagctttcaagctgaattctcaagtacTACCACAATTAacagaaacaatgactcgtttgaatcaaacaatgtataatttaccaaccccaatgacttgacctactccaaaataacaataatgcaatactaccatcaattgcaattagatcaacgttaactatgtttaaccacatattggtcctagtaaaataccagtGACAATACCAGCTCCTGCAGTTCCTGGGGCGCCAGCATCTACGTCTCTCTGAGTGACAGCATATACTCTAATGGGTATGTGCACTTGCCGTAGTTGTGGATGTCTAAACACATTGATCAACAAACTTAccacctcaactaatccttcatccatcgaaAAATTCTGATcatcttgattgttatctcccttaggattccgaggtattatatcacgagtcatgtgtcccttcttgaaacacacgagtatatgtattaaaaccacatactacctttcataccttaagaaattcaagcctactgacaactaaaatttcaagcctaatatttggtgcatttcctaaggacatgtggatttactaccCAGAGACGTATTCCTCTGATATCACCCTGTGAAGCcctcaaattccatttgggatcgaacggacatttgaagcgtcgagacatgcaacacaaggttacctgcccccgttcatgacatataagatgcaatgttcctaacatgcatctaacattatgcaatattcgcagcggataatttttttctttagcaatactatgcaccaaattgaaaatatctcaaatgcttaaaacatacttcatacataaagacccattcaACAgttcacaacactagtccaaaatggttatgatccaaaaagtacaagagatacaactccatcgtacaagtagtaatttacgttaactactatattaacattgacgtcgcaccgtcgcttagtcaactgtgtctagttgatcagctcctgattctccttcaggtcctgtaacaagatctaccattcggggggaatggtagttggtactaccaaagtgagatttgattacaaatctcagtaagttaacaaaaaacttccacacatgctaatgatgcatggatgacagtaaaagcataaatgcataatcaaattcataagtaattaaagcataacttggcgtacagcataacataattgacataacttaaattgaaacatgaactgaacttgacttgacatgaacttgatctgaaacttgacttatcatgaacttgttctgaaacttgacttaacatgaaaaatacatactgcacagttgttgtggtcccatgtattctacgtgtaaatacatactccacagttgttgtggccccatgtattctacacaaatttgacttaacatgaaaaatatatactccacagttgttgtggccccatgtattctacgtgtaaatacatactccatagttgttgtggccccatatattctacacatcacaatgcagttaaatacatactccacagttgttgtggccccatgtattctacgtgtaaatacatactccacagttgttgtggccccatgtattctacacgtcacaattgctgtgtctcacgtagtgtatgcgtcacaattgctgtgacctcatacttcgtgtgccacatatgttgtggaccccacgaaactgaatgtactcaagatgaaacgtgactggaatacgaaaggactgaagccctgacgtaacataacgtgacttgaacataacttgaaatatatgatcaacttgagatataaacatttcgtaacatggcataacatataatagataacatatttaacatgacatacttgcaacagtgaatattacatgacttgacatacatgtaatagatgacatagttagcatgatgtacttgtaaggtacagtaatacataacagaatatattatgtaacaaataaaaattgatgacggaataaattctgtataatagacaattacgtgataacttggcatggcatgacatatatgataacacacatgcATACGCTGTAGTTCccttacttagcacacatacacagtagactgctagtaagttaaaagctaacttacctcgatctccgcgtttcttataaaacctcaagcgcgatcacgaggaactgtaattagtgattctaaaagttagcattgAATtaataataacttgaaatatgaaaaatactaccttaaagagtaaaatttctattttactctctacttgtaggaaaatgaccgttttacccataacttaaggattttgcatactaagttcaaaagtcaccaaaatttacatccctcatataaattttatccttaactcaaatatcaatttagaaaaatttaaaactaatcacaactatttaaaactccatagggccgaaattcccatatgctatttccattgatttttgtttctaacttgttttgattaaccttttgatctatgacttataaagatgtgatcttcaaaccaaaccatcacatggtttaaaaagatatcctaaaatatatataagcttctaattcaagatcacatggttaaaaattaaccaaaacataaatttagccaagaacatccacactttgacttatctgaatatctctttgaataaaatttcatatctttgaaactaacatcaaatatcttcaaaataataatataacatgtatataatatgcttatgatcctccaataaaattatcaaagtcattggaataggtttagaccaccaaagagttaaactttctcaaaacagaaactgtttttcctcttccagtttctaagtttctaaatctaagaaaatatttcatcaaaacctttaatcatgcaaacatCCTCAacaaatagtcatatatacatgttaaaaatactccataaaaatttcggaccaatgtctatccattagcttggtcaaaaactccaaactataacatattctccagtttatctttcagaatgacctttctatagtttacataatatttgactgaccaaatcatcttcaaatgggacaaataagatatccacgtaaactagattcaaaaagaaaaaacgtatatgaaggagactttatgataaaacacctacaaaagcttcgaaatgggcgtgcaaaagaattcctaaaagctatccgagagagagtgtttgatattcttttaatggaaagtataaattaagataatttcatggggaggggtggctggagatacttatggatgagatttggaagagatgaggctggagtgagagttaaatgtaggactctcttacccgaagtgagagttaagtgtatgactctcttacccagagtgagagtagagtgtaggactctcttacctaataatatctataaaaatcaattcaagatatttttacccaataatatccatgaaattagcttaaaatatttttatccaataatatccacaaaattagtttaagatatttttatccaataatatctacagttttgaacagacgttttgtccgaaaatataaaaaaatgttattgcgccataagaccttaaataaccctccgagtctaatggcacaaactataatacattttgacacttctaactatctccaataatcaaaaacacacttctgataccatagtaaataataacactaactatgtagttagacaaaaacctatacgattaatggattcgtgaaaacttatgaggtcttaacgaggttcctaaagttaatagaaatttcacaattgaatttctagcgggctgttacaatgcAGCCCCCCTTTCTATTGCTCTTACTaactttaaaatcaaataacatTGTTGTTTCTAATTTGGTAATTTCAAGATACAAGTTGTAAAAATGGCATGTTAAGTTCGAGACCTTATCAAATAGTACTATTTCTCATGCATGTAGGTCCACCGACGAGGCCGGAAttgacattaatatataatgtctCAAGACCCAAAAGAATAGAGAGCGAAGATAAAAAGGTAATATGAAGCCATGTTAATTTGATTATATCGGTTTAAAAATGCATTTGAATTTAAGAATAACTTTTGATTTCAAGGAAATTTTACAAAGAAACAAAGGAAATACAGTACTAATCAAACTTTGCTAATAGATTCTGAAATCCTTTTTATACAATTAAACacgatatgtatatatacatgcatacacCAACTTCTTTTTATTCCTGATTTTTCGAAGTTGcttagaaaatagaaagaaaatgcaaaCTAATTAACAACTTATTTGTAATTAATGAGATATTGGCAAATATAGCTAGGGACCGGATCATGTTTTCCGGCTAGCAACATACACTTGGCTTTTGAATAGATATGAACACTTGAAAGGTGGCTAGCTAGGCCTGCTATCAATGACATGGTTCATCCAAGAAGTCCTGAATCAAAAGACCCCCCGGTGGAGGGCAACCAAAGATTTCCGGCGATAAACCGGCGACGGTAAAAGTCTGAGCTTCAGCAGATGTGAGAGAAGAATGGTAGCCAGGCCACTTAACCCTACCAGAAGTGGAGGCACCAGGCCCTGAGTTCATTTATTCCCCATAATACAGTGTATTCAAGGCAAAAGACCCCGACCATGGCGACCATCCTGCTGGGTGAATTAACCCACCAAGAGACGACTGCATGATTACCGTCCTCGAATGCTGCTTCCATGGCCTTCCAAGATACGTAGCAAACTTCGACGGCACAGGAGCGAGGTCGGATGCTGCTGCTATCTTACAGTTATGGATCGAAATGCCGGTGTTTTCATCTGAGCTGCTCCGACCTTGTGCTGTGATGAAGTTGTCGCGCCCTGACGGAGGCTTCCTCACGTATATTCCACAGCTTTGGAAGACGGCCGCGGAGTTGCCGAATATGAAATCTACTGTACCATAGATATCGGTTTCTCTATAGAACTGGCGTTTGGAGAGAGTGTAGAGGGTGTCTTGGTAACCGAGGATGGAGCATCGGAAAATCACCGACTTGTCGGAACCAACACGAAGGGCAACAGCTTGGTGTTTTTCCGGGCCCGCAGAGTTCACAAATGTAATGTCTCGAGCTATAAATCCGTCTCCCATGGCGCCTGTAAGAGACAtccatattatattaatgtttatcaaaattatatatggtCAGCCCcacattaatttaatttgagtGACTATTTAGAAACACATAACCACCAA
Coding sequences within it:
- the LOC122302318 gene encoding probable pectinesterase/pectinesterase inhibitor 16, which gives rise to MLVGDGKGVTVIVGDKNFVDGSTTYGTATVGAMGDGFIARDITFVNSAGPEKHQAVALRVGSDKSVIFRCSILGYQDTLYTLSKRQFYRETDIYGTVDFIFGNSAAVFQSCGIYVRKPPSGRDNFITAQGRSSSDENTGISIHNCKIAAASDLAPVPSKFATYLGRPWKQHSRTVIMQSSLGGLIHPAGWSPWSGSFALNTLYYGE